A window from Planococcus maritimus encodes these proteins:
- a CDS encoding GNAT family N-acetyltransferase, whose product MKLTEWTMEEHEKLIEFMTTNSWPYHGHEHPVRALIEKTIVEGGYKSDQVKTFWIENDEGEQVGLVKIFDLQDEIPLFDLRIADSYRGQGYGPKALRMIADFVFSLPEKKIRLEGHTRHDNFAMRKAFERTGFVKEAHLRQAWFSPKQNRYHDAVTYGMTREDWQAGVTTPVMWDDAVQAKAEPPFNPVLLEFPEVFESERLLIRAPKKEDAILSYEAVRHSLEALRPWMPFAQNEPDLAVMTANLIEAAADFELRKDLRLHFFDKNSGQFIGSSGLHRIDWEVRKFEIGYWVDSRFEGQGYVTEAVERITRFAFEELQANRVEIRCDPDNVRSRAVAERLGFDLEGILRKDSLSRHDGKIRDTCVYAKVRA is encoded by the coding sequence TTGAAGTTAACAGAATGGACTATGGAAGAGCACGAAAAATTAATTGAATTTATGACCACAAACTCGTGGCCTTATCATGGCCATGAGCACCCGGTGCGTGCCTTGATCGAAAAAACAATCGTTGAAGGCGGCTATAAATCAGATCAAGTCAAAACCTTTTGGATCGAAAATGATGAAGGTGAACAAGTCGGATTGGTGAAAATCTTCGACTTACAAGATGAGATTCCGCTGTTCGATTTGCGGATTGCCGATTCCTACCGTGGCCAGGGCTATGGCCCGAAAGCGCTGCGCATGATCGCCGATTTCGTCTTTTCCTTGCCGGAGAAAAAAATCCGCCTAGAAGGCCATACACGCCACGATAATTTTGCGATGCGCAAAGCTTTCGAACGTACCGGATTTGTAAAGGAAGCGCATTTGCGCCAGGCGTGGTTCTCGCCCAAGCAAAACCGTTACCACGATGCGGTGACTTATGGCATGACTCGTGAAGACTGGCAAGCGGGCGTGACGACACCGGTCATGTGGGATGATGCGGTCCAAGCAAAGGCAGAGCCGCCGTTCAATCCGGTGTTGCTGGAGTTTCCGGAAGTTTTCGAGTCCGAGCGTTTGTTGATCCGTGCGCCGAAAAAGGAAGACGCTATACTTAGCTACGAAGCGGTGCGCCATTCACTCGAAGCATTGCGGCCATGGATGCCATTCGCGCAAAACGAGCCGGACCTTGCGGTGATGACGGCGAATCTCATCGAAGCGGCAGCGGATTTTGAACTGCGTAAAGACCTGCGGCTGCATTTCTTCGATAAAAACAGCGGACAGTTCATCGGTTCGAGCGGCTTGCACCGCATTGACTGGGAAGTGCGCAAATTTGAAATCGGCTATTGGGTGGACAGCCGCTTTGAAGGACAAGGCTATGTAACAGAAGCGGTCGAGCGCATCACCCGTTTTGCCTTTGAAGAGCTGCAAGCGAACCGCGTCGAAATCCGTTGTGATCCGGATAACGTTAGAAGCCGTGCGGTAGCGGAGCGTCTTGGTTTTGACCTAGAAGGCATCTTGCGTAAGGATAGCCTGTCGAGACATGACGGTAAGATCCGCGATACATGTGTGTATGCAAAAGTGAGAGCATAA
- a CDS encoding GNAT family N-acetyltransferase: MIRTGTPADIESVREIAHISWNDTYEGIIPSPIQQKFLEQSYSTPMLEMRMERTILLLAEQDGQAVGFANFTKVDEDGDAELIAMYMKPEHQRSGFGKKLLSDGLSRLKGGQQLFVYVESDNQKGRNFYEANGFLLLEEFEELFEGHPLQTAKYVFDLSSQAQ, encoded by the coding sequence ATGATTCGCACAGGTACACCGGCAGATATTGAATCTGTACGGGAAATCGCTCACATTAGCTGGAATGATACGTACGAAGGGATCATTCCATCTCCTATACAACAGAAGTTTTTGGAGCAATCTTACTCCACCCCCATGCTTGAAATGCGCATGGAGCGGACGATCCTCCTGCTTGCCGAGCAAGACGGGCAAGCTGTGGGCTTCGCCAATTTCACAAAAGTCGACGAAGACGGCGATGCCGAATTGATCGCCATGTACATGAAACCCGAGCATCAACGTTCAGGTTTTGGCAAAAAGTTATTGTCGGATGGGTTGTCGCGCTTAAAAGGCGGCCAACAATTATTCGTCTATGTGGAAAGCGATAACCAGAAAGGCCGCAATTTCTATGAAGCAAATGGCTTCCTGCTGCTAGAAGAGTTCGAGGAATTGTTCGAAGGGCATCCCCTTCAGACAGCGAAATACGTTTTCGATCTCTCAAGTCAGGCACAATAG
- a CDS encoding DUF4064 domain-containing protein has product MNQAPENYGTIKRTGEKALGIIGSIFNVIGIILSIILITSLSGFEGSQMQMQLEEEIRNDPNLTNPQDVEMTMDMVNSFMQGFDVLGWIVVVLLVVSTVFAVLAMTKLKTNDKANTAGIFFILAGIFAGILSLTSILFYIAAIMCFVRKPPLREDELMGYGNEPADRNDTATREDDTPYRPL; this is encoded by the coding sequence ATGAATCAAGCACCAGAGAATTACGGAACCATTAAAAGGACAGGCGAAAAAGCTCTTGGCATCATCGGTTCTATTTTTAATGTCATCGGCATTATCCTATCGATCATCCTCATCACCAGCTTGAGCGGTTTTGAAGGCAGCCAGATGCAAATGCAGTTGGAAGAGGAAATCCGCAATGATCCGAACTTGACGAATCCGCAAGATGTCGAGATGACCATGGATATGGTCAATTCATTCATGCAAGGATTTGATGTACTTGGCTGGATCGTCGTTGTGTTACTCGTTGTTAGCACAGTCTTTGCCGTATTGGCCATGACGAAATTGAAGACAAACGATAAGGCAAATACAGCGGGAATTTTCTTCATCCTTGCCGGAATTTTTGCCGGGATCTTGTCGCTGACATCGATTCTTTTCTACATCGCTGCCATTATGTGCTTCGTGCGCAAGCCGCCGCTCCGTGAAGATGAATTGATGGGCTATGGCAATGAACCTGCTGATCGAAACGATACGGCAACGCGTGAAGACGACACACCGTACCGTCCGTTATAA
- the mntR gene encoding transcriptional regulator MntR, protein MPTPSMEDHIEIIYSLIEQKGYARVSDIAEALSVLPSSVTKMVQKLDKDGYLIYERYRGLMLTPKGQKLGKRLLQRHDLLEQFLRLIGVDEDKIYDDVEGIEHHLSWNSIDRIADLVQLLEEDQDVVEKLKKLSKEQKNS, encoded by the coding sequence TTGCCTACTCCAAGTATGGAAGATCATATTGAAATCATTTATTCATTGATAGAGCAAAAAGGATACGCGCGCGTCTCGGATATTGCCGAGGCGCTATCGGTGCTGCCATCATCCGTGACGAAGATGGTACAGAAACTCGATAAAGACGGCTATTTGATTTATGAACGCTATCGTGGGCTGATGCTCACGCCGAAGGGACAGAAACTTGGAAAACGCTTGTTGCAGCGACATGACTTGCTCGAGCAATTCCTGCGGCTAATCGGTGTGGACGAGGACAAAATCTACGATGACGTAGAAGGAATCGAGCATCATTTGAGCTGGAATTCCATCGACCGCATCGCTGACTTGGTCCAGTTGCTTGAAGAAGATCAAGATGTAGTGGAAAAATTGAAGAAGTTGAGCAAAGAACAAAAAAACAGCTAA
- a CDS encoding lmo0937 family membrane protein — MGRILWIILVVILAVWVIGFLLDVAGGLIHILLIIAAIVLIVNLVTGRKGV, encoded by the coding sequence ATGGGACGTATTCTTTGGATTATTTTGGTAGTAATTCTTGCGGTATGGGTGATCGGATTCTTATTAGACGTAGCAGGCGGACTTATTCACATTCTTTTGATCATCGCAGCAATCGTCTTGATCGTGAACTTAGTGACAGGCAGGAAAGGTGTTTAG
- a CDS encoding GNAT family N-acetyltransferase yields MAWKYCQFDDFTAQALYNILKLRVEVFVVEQNCPYPELDGLDEVSTHIVYEEDGEVLAYSRLVPAGKKYDAPSIGRVIVRKEARGRGLAKELLERSIHYIDEQWQEPEIQLQGQVYLKEFYGSFGFEAISGVYDDDGIPHIDMKRSTAKTAG; encoded by the coding sequence ATGGCATGGAAATACTGTCAATTTGACGATTTCACAGCACAAGCATTATACAATATATTAAAGCTTCGTGTCGAAGTATTTGTGGTAGAACAGAATTGCCCTTATCCGGAACTGGACGGCTTGGACGAAGTGTCCACTCATATCGTTTACGAAGAAGATGGGGAAGTACTGGCTTATTCACGGCTAGTACCGGCAGGAAAGAAATACGATGCGCCGTCAATCGGCCGTGTAATCGTGAGAAAAGAAGCGCGTGGCCGCGGATTGGCAAAAGAACTTCTTGAACGTTCGATTCATTATATCGACGAACAATGGCAAGAACCTGAGATTCAATTACAGGGGCAAGTGTATTTGAAGGAATTCTATGGCTCATTCGGGTTTGAAGCAATATCAGGAGTTTACGATGATGACGGGATCCCGCATATTGACATGAAGCGCTCAACTGCAAAAACAGCTGGATGA
- a CDS encoding S1 RNA-binding domain-containing protein produces MALHPGLKALLHIKDRSTSQWILTDGSGDEVTMNASEIEEGQEVGTEIEVFLYRNRQGGISATPMIPHILPSEYGWAKVLKISPREGAVVDIGTTREVYVLPADLPPVQELWPAQGDHIFMTLRTDRYGDLYGRLATEEKVLELYEAAPAEVYNKDLKARAYRLLPVGSFMLTVPENYRVFVHESEREAEPRLGEEKTVRVIDVKDDGTLNGSLLPRKQERLSDDAEEILRYLENAGGQMPFTDKSSPDEIMEMFGMSKAAFKRALGRLYKERRILQEDGWTKMLG; encoded by the coding sequence ATGGCTTTGCATCCAGGATTGAAAGCATTATTGCACATTAAAGACCGTTCCACATCCCAGTGGATCTTAACAGATGGTTCAGGGGATGAGGTAACAATGAACGCATCGGAAATCGAAGAAGGGCAAGAGGTCGGCACGGAGATTGAAGTCTTCTTATACCGCAACCGTCAAGGCGGCATCTCCGCCACTCCAATGATTCCGCATATTTTGCCGAGTGAATACGGCTGGGCAAAAGTATTGAAAATTTCACCGCGAGAAGGCGCAGTTGTTGATATCGGCACGACACGTGAAGTATACGTGCTGCCAGCCGATTTGCCGCCAGTTCAAGAACTATGGCCAGCGCAAGGAGATCATATCTTCATGACACTCCGAACAGACCGCTATGGCGATCTATACGGGCGTTTGGCGACAGAAGAAAAAGTGCTGGAGCTCTACGAAGCGGCACCTGCAGAAGTTTATAATAAAGACTTGAAAGCACGCGCTTATCGCTTGCTGCCGGTTGGCTCATTCATGCTGACGGTACCAGAGAACTACCGCGTCTTTGTCCACGAATCAGAACGCGAAGCAGAACCACGCCTCGGCGAAGAAAAAACCGTGCGCGTCATCGATGTCAAAGACGATGGAACGCTTAACGGCTCGCTATTGCCACGCAAACAAGAACGCCTGTCAGACGATGCCGAAGAAATCTTGCGCTATTTAGAAAACGCGGGTGGCCAAATGCCGTTTACCGATAAATCGTCGCCTGATGAAATCATGGAAATGTTCGGCATGAGTAAAGCAGCATTTAAGCGCGCGCTCGGCCGGCTTTACAAAGAACGTCGCATCTTGCAAGAAGACGGCTGGACAAAAATGCTCGGTTAA
- a CDS encoding DUF1002 domain-containing protein: MKKLMTLAALALAFMLAFAGAASANVGINEKFGLPIVVYGGDLSADEKAQVAESLDVAGEAEVEEIEVTGQDLVTYIQDGDARARMYSSAKITRTEEGEGLVIEITTPDNITQVTTDMYANAMLTAGIENATVEVAAPKAVTGHSALVGIYKAYEVNGEQLDPERTDVANDELSVATELSEGGVDQDKVSELLTEIKKQIAEQNPATREDVEQIVEEQLSRLQIELSPEDRQLLVDLMDRIRQLDIDFSKWSTELEDLSKTIGDKIETVVNDEGFWESVKQFFRDLANTVRGWFN; the protein is encoded by the coding sequence ATGAAAAAATTAATGACACTGGCCGCTTTGGCGCTTGCTTTTATGTTGGCGTTTGCCGGCGCAGCATCCGCGAATGTCGGAATAAATGAGAAATTCGGCTTGCCAATCGTCGTCTATGGAGGCGATTTATCCGCCGACGAAAAGGCGCAAGTCGCTGAAAGCCTGGACGTGGCTGGGGAAGCAGAAGTGGAAGAAATCGAAGTGACCGGACAAGACTTGGTCACTTACATTCAGGACGGGGACGCGCGTGCGCGCATGTATTCTTCGGCTAAAATTACCCGCACCGAAGAAGGCGAAGGGCTGGTCATTGAGATCACTACCCCAGACAATATTACTCAAGTGACAACAGATATGTATGCCAACGCCATGCTGACGGCGGGCATTGAAAATGCAACGGTCGAAGTCGCTGCGCCAAAAGCGGTAACGGGGCATTCAGCACTTGTTGGGATTTATAAAGCTTATGAAGTGAACGGGGAACAACTTGATCCTGAACGGACGGATGTCGCCAATGACGAATTATCCGTTGCAACGGAATTGTCTGAAGGCGGCGTCGACCAAGATAAAGTCAGCGAATTGCTGACGGAAATCAAAAAGCAAATCGCCGAGCAAAATCCGGCTACACGTGAGGACGTTGAACAAATCGTCGAGGAGCAATTGAGCCGTCTCCAGATCGAACTGAGTCCAGAAGACCGCCAATTACTGGTCGATTTGATGGACCGTATCCGTCAACTCGATATCGATTTCTCGAAATGGTCAACTGAATTGGAAGACTTGAGCAAGACAATCGGGGATAAAATCGAAACCGTCGTCAATGACGAAGGATTCTGGGAAAGTGTTAAACAATTTTTCCGTGATTTGGCCAATACGGTCCGTGGCTGGTTTAACTAA
- a CDS encoding GNAT family N-acetyltransferase, translating to MELKFTELGHDEFAFRETEGDLVKAEITWTQMADLMVMEYTFVEENLRGQGFAKQLVDHAAAYARDNQFKMQAVCSYVAETFERSDDYNDIKA from the coding sequence ATGGAATTAAAATTTACAGAACTTGGCCATGATGAGTTTGCTTTCCGGGAGACGGAGGGCGATTTAGTGAAAGCCGAAATCACATGGACACAAATGGCTGATTTGATGGTCATGGAATATACCTTTGTCGAAGAAAACTTACGCGGTCAAGGGTTCGCTAAACAATTGGTCGATCATGCGGCAGCTTATGCCCGTGATAATCAATTCAAGATGCAGGCGGTTTGTTCTTACGTAGCAGAAACATTTGAGCGTTCTGACGACTACAACGACATCAAAGCCTGA
- a CDS encoding ring-cleaving dioxygenase — protein sequence MQVAGIHHVSAITANADQNHDFFTRVLGMRLVKKSVNQDNPSSYHLFYADAVGTPGTDMTYFDIPMAGRTYPGVTSISNTGFRIPSQQAMDYWLERFREFGVPHGEPTQRFGRDTVEFQDFEGSRLMLVVDNGEGIPFGKPWTRASVPEAFAIRGLGPVRLTVRKAERTANVLTDVLGFSKVGAYAPVVEGQPEIIVYTTGEGGPGGEIHLEERSDLPPERPGRGSVHHVAFRVKTDEEYHRWNERLRARGFQTSGEVDRHYFKAIYFREPNGILFELSTDGPGFATDENADELGEGLALPPFLEPRRKEIEDSLRPLKINL from the coding sequence ATGCAAGTTGCAGGCATACACCATGTTTCAGCGATTACAGCCAATGCAGATCAAAACCATGACTTTTTTACGCGCGTTCTCGGAATGCGCCTTGTTAAAAAAAGTGTCAATCAGGATAACCCATCTTCCTACCATTTGTTTTATGCAGATGCAGTAGGAACGCCGGGAACCGACATGACCTATTTTGATATCCCGATGGCGGGAAGGACCTATCCGGGCGTCACTTCCATCAGCAATACCGGTTTCCGTATCCCGTCTCAACAAGCGATGGATTATTGGCTAGAGCGTTTTCGTGAATTTGGCGTTCCGCACGGCGAACCAACCCAGCGCTTTGGCCGTGACACTGTCGAATTTCAGGATTTTGAAGGCTCCCGTTTAATGCTGGTCGTCGATAACGGAGAAGGTATTCCATTCGGCAAACCATGGACAAGAGCAAGTGTGCCGGAAGCGTTTGCCATCCGGGGGCTTGGGCCAGTCAGACTGACGGTGAGGAAAGCAGAACGGACAGCCAATGTATTGACGGATGTCCTTGGCTTTTCAAAGGTTGGTGCCTACGCGCCAGTGGTGGAAGGACAACCCGAAATAATTGTCTACACTACAGGAGAAGGCGGCCCAGGCGGCGAAATACATTTAGAAGAACGCTCAGATCTTCCGCCGGAGCGTCCTGGCCGCGGCAGTGTGCACCATGTAGCGTTCCGTGTGAAAACTGATGAAGAGTATCATCGGTGGAACGAACGATTACGGGCGCGTGGTTTTCAGACGTCTGGAGAAGTGGATCGCCATTATTTCAAAGCGATTTATTTTAGAGAACCGAACGGAATCCTGTTTGAATTATCGACAGATGGCCCCGGCTTTGCGACTGATGAAAACGCAGACGAACTTGGAGAAGGCTTGGCTTTGCCGCCATTCCTCGAACCGAGGCGCAAGGAAATCGAGGACTCTCTTCGCCCGTTGAAGATAAACCTGTAA